A single window of Alphaproteobacteria bacterium DNA harbors:
- a CDS encoding alpha/beta hydrolase translates to MIWTGALAAGAVYGGAVAALYAFQSRLMYPGSEPTPPPRAVGLRDVEEVRVETRDGLSLLAWWQKPEPGRPTVLYFHGNAGSLASRAVKFAHFAEAGYGLLMPAYRGYSGNAGQASEAALVRDAQAATDWLAREAPDTPLIYFGESLGSSVALHLAPRVRPRAIVLEGAFDSAANLAQARYPMFPAARLIRDRWDSLAVAPACKAPVLMLHGGMDKTVPIAHAMRLFHELPEPKHFVHLDAAGHVDLFDHGGAAHVLDWLAERGL, encoded by the coding sequence ATGATCTGGACGGGAGCCCTGGCCGCCGGCGCGGTCTATGGCGGCGCCGTGGCCGCGCTCTATGCGTTTCAAAGCCGGCTCATGTATCCCGGCTCCGAGCCGACGCCGCCACCGCGCGCCGTCGGCCTGCGCGACGTGGAGGAGGTTCGGGTGGAAACCCGGGACGGGCTGTCGCTGCTCGCCTGGTGGCAGAAGCCCGAGCCGGGGCGGCCCACGGTGCTGTATTTTCATGGCAATGCCGGTTCGCTCGCCAGCCGCGCCGTCAAGTTCGCCCATTTCGCCGAGGCCGGCTACGGCCTGCTGATGCCGGCCTATCGCGGCTATAGCGGCAATGCCGGCCAGGCCAGCGAGGCCGCGCTGGTTCGCGACGCCCAGGCCGCCACGGACTGGCTGGCGCGGGAGGCACCGGATACCCCCCTGATCTATTTCGGCGAATCGCTCGGCAGCAGCGTCGCCCTGCATCTGGCGCCGCGGGTGCGGCCGCGCGCCATCGTGCTGGAAGGCGCCTTCGACAGCGCCGCCAATCTGGCCCAGGCGCGCTATCCGATGTTCCCGGCCGCGCGCCTGATCCGGGACCGCTGGGATTCGCTGGCCGTCGCGCCGGCCTGCAAGGCGCCGGTGCTGATGCTGCACGGCGGCATGGACAAGACCGTGCCCATCGCGCACGCCATGCGCCTGTTCCACGAACTGCCGGAGCCGAAACACTTCGTCCACCTCGATGCCGCCGGCCATGTCGACCTGTTCGACCATGGCGGTGCGGCGCATGTTCTGGACTGGCTGGCAGAGCGCGGCCTGTAA
- a CDS encoding universal stress protein, translating to MIKSIVVAIDSTESSARAQDYALALAKRYHAEVTGIAVLDVPWITAPMATPIGGGYYKEHRDATVMAEHRETLDARINAFRKLCESEGVPMRAVESEGVPAQQIDQESDRHDLIIIGRDTNFHGVKGHDIGDTVEQLLKDNPRPVLVVPPTALGPGNGAVIAFDGSNQASRAMQMFHLMGLANSGPIHIVSVDEDGAAAEAKAACGASFFESHGEKVTPHALQASTEIAATILNTVENLDVGMLVMGAFGSHSLMHQLFVGSVTKQLIRACPIPVFVHH from the coding sequence ATGATCAAGTCGATTGTGGTGGCGATCGATTCCACGGAGTCCAGCGCCCGCGCGCAGGACTATGCGCTGGCGCTCGCCAAACGCTACCATGCCGAGGTGACCGGGATCGCCGTGCTGGACGTGCCCTGGATCACCGCACCGATGGCGACCCCGATCGGCGGCGGCTATTACAAGGAACACCGCGACGCCACCGTCATGGCCGAGCATCGCGAAACCCTGGATGCGCGGATCAACGCCTTCCGCAAGCTGTGCGAAAGCGAGGGCGTGCCGATGCGCGCCGTCGAATCGGAAGGCGTACCGGCCCAGCAGATCGACCAGGAATCCGACCGGCACGACCTGATCATCATCGGCCGCGACACCAATTTCCACGGTGTGAAAGGCCATGATATCGGCGACACGGTCGAACAATTGCTGAAGGACAATCCCCGCCCCGTGCTGGTGGTGCCGCCGACGGCGCTGGGACCGGGCAACGGCGCGGTGATCGCGTTCGACGGCTCGAACCAGGCCAGCCGGGCCATGCAGATGTTTCACCTGATGGGTTTGGCCAATAGCGGACCGATCCACATCGTCTCGGTGGACGAGGATGGCGCGGCGGCGGAGGCGAAAGCGGCCTGTGGCGCCTCGTTCTTCGAAAGCCACGGCGAGAAGGTCACGCCCCACGCGCTCCAGGCCTCGACCGAGATCGCGGCCACCATCCTGAACACCGTCGAGAATCTGGATGTCGGCATGCTGGTCATGGGCGCGTTCGGCTCGCATTCGCTGATGCACCAACTGTTTGTCGGGTCGGTCACCAAGCAGTTGATTCGGGCCTGTCCGATCCCGGTCTTCGTGCACCATTGA
- a CDS encoding 3-phosphoglycerate dehydrogenase, whose translation MNAMNIVYFDYVMDPIFLEILEADGGFAIDRRTLADPEADNFEALSRTHVYQISSAKDELPKPFWGAAPLFERCPNILLLSTYGAGYDVCDLEAATAAGVAVVNQAGGNKEGVAEHALAMMLTVAKKIIDADRATRRGGITDRAAFKGIELNDKTVGIIGIGHVGTRLAKMCRGIFNCRVLAYDPYLTAAEIAARGAEKVESLQALAAGSDFVSLNCPLTPETRGMVDASVFRAMKSGAIYVATARGYIHDEAALTEALASGHLAGAGLDVWDIEPPPVDHPILAMDNVVVSPHTAGVTFESRRNIAKITAEQLIAIRNGERPPRLLNPEVWPKFQERFKAVYGVRPAD comes from the coding sequence ATGAACGCCATGAACATCGTGTATTTCGACTATGTGATGGATCCCATTTTCCTGGAGATCCTGGAAGCCGATGGCGGCTTCGCCATCGACCGGCGGACGCTGGCCGATCCGGAGGCGGACAATTTCGAGGCGCTGTCGCGCACCCATGTCTACCAGATCAGTTCGGCCAAGGACGAACTGCCGAAGCCGTTCTGGGGTGCCGCGCCCCTGTTCGAGCGCTGCCCGAACATTCTGCTGCTGTCCACCTATGGCGCCGGCTATGACGTCTGCGACCTGGAGGCCGCCACCGCCGCCGGCGTTGCCGTGGTCAACCAGGCCGGCGGCAACAAGGAAGGCGTGGCCGAGCATGCGCTGGCCATGATGCTGACGGTGGCGAAAAAGATCATCGACGCCGACCGCGCCACCCGCCGCGGCGGCATCACCGATCGGGCGGCCTTCAAGGGCATCGAGCTGAACGACAAGACCGTCGGCATTATCGGCATCGGCCATGTCGGCACCCGCCTGGCCAAGATGTGCCGCGGCATCTTCAACTGCCGGGTGCTGGCCTACGACCCCTATCTGACGGCCGCGGAAATCGCCGCCCGCGGCGCGGAGAAGGTCGAGAGCCTCCAGGCCCTGGCCGCCGGCAGCGACTTCGTCTCGCTGAACTGCCCGCTGACGCCCGAAACCCGCGGCATGGTCGATGCCAGCGTGTTCCGGGCGATGAAGTCCGGCGCGATCTATGTCGCCACCGCCCGCGGCTATATCCACGACGAGGCCGCGCTGACCGAGGCGTTGGCCTCCGGCCATCTGGCCGGTGCCGGGCTGGATGTCTGGGATATCGAGCCGCCGCCGGTCGACCACCCGATCCTGGCCATGGACAATGTCGTCGTCTCGCCGCACACCGCCGGCGTCACCTTCGAAAGCCGGCGCAACATCGCCAAGATCACCGCGGAGCAGCTCATCGCCATCCGCAATGGCGAGCGGCCGCCGCGCCTGCTGAACCCGGAGGTGTGGCCGAAATTCCAGGAGCGCTTCAAGGCGGTCTATGGCGTTCGTCCGGCCGACTGA
- a CDS encoding NAD(P)-dependent glycerol-3-phosphate dehydrogenase: MAVRTIGVVGAGSWGTALALVAARAGRDVVLWARNPDHAARMARDRTNARYLPDIPLPPAIRPTAERGDLHACDAVLLVTPAQTVRAVARAFAGVLGADCPLVVCAKGIEFQTGALMSEVLAAELPGRCYAVLSGPTFAREVARGLPTAVTLACESLATATDLAESLASPAFRPYASGDLIGVEVAGALKNVIAIACGVVKGRALGENARASLITRGLAELQRLAVAKGGLAQSMMGLGGVGDLTLTCSTEQSRNFHFGVLIGRGLPVADALARPDVVVEGVHTARAVPGLAQALGVDLPICQAVADVLHAGCPIDRAIADLLARPLRREEA; encoded by the coding sequence ATGGCAGTTCGCACAATCGGCGTGGTCGGAGCCGGAAGCTGGGGAACCGCGCTGGCTCTGGTGGCCGCGCGGGCCGGCCGGGACGTCGTCCTTTGGGCGCGCAACCCGGACCATGCGGCGCGCATGGCGCGCGACCGCACCAATGCTCGCTATTTGCCCGACATTCCCTTGCCGCCCGCAATCCGCCCCACGGCGGAGCGCGGCGATCTGCACGCCTGCGATGCGGTTCTGCTGGTGACGCCGGCCCAGACCGTGCGCGCGGTGGCGCGTGCGTTCGCCGGCGTGCTGGGGGCCGATTGCCCGCTGGTGGTCTGCGCCAAGGGCATCGAATTCCAGACCGGCGCCTTGATGAGCGAGGTGCTGGCGGCGGAACTGCCGGGGCGGTGCTACGCCGTTTTGTCCGGTCCGACCTTCGCCAGGGAGGTGGCCCGGGGCCTGCCGACGGCGGTGACGCTGGCCTGCGAATCGCTGGCGACGGCGACCGATCTGGCCGAGAGTCTCGCCTCGCCTGCCTTCCGCCCCTATGCCAGCGGCGACCTGATCGGCGTCGAGGTGGCGGGGGCGCTGAAGAACGTGATCGCCATTGCCTGCGGCGTCGTCAAGGGCCGGGCGCTGGGCGAGAACGCACGGGCCTCGCTCATCACCCGCGGTCTGGCGGAGTTGCAGCGTCTGGCCGTCGCCAAGGGCGGGCTTGCCCAGTCGATGATGGGCTTGGGCGGTGTCGGCGACCTGACCCTGACCTGTTCGACGGAGCAGTCCCGCAACTTCCATTTCGGCGTCCTGATCGGCCGGGGCCTGCCGGTCGCGGACGCCCTGGCCCGCCCCGACGTGGTGGTGGAGGGCGTGCACACGGCGCGGGCCGTGCCGGGGCTGGCCCAGGCCCTCGGGGTCGACCTGCCCATCTGCCAGGCCGTCGCCGATGTCTTGCATGCGGGTTGTCCCATCGACCGGGCGATAGCCGACCTGCTGGCCCGGCCGCTGCGGCGCGAGGAAGCCTGA
- a CDS encoding 2-dehydro-3-deoxygalactonokinase — translation MRQGAPCAANRPDPAWIAVDWGTSALRVWAMPEDGPPLAAARSAQGMASLDRDGFEPALLALIAPWLTAGRTVPVVACGMVGARQGWVEAPYTPVPCPPLAAERCVTAPTADPRLAVRIVPGLMQGTPPDVMRGEETQVAGFLADAPEFSGTLCLPGTHAKWVEVRERRVERFRTAMTGELFALLAERSVLRHSVGEGWDRDAFLAAVREAHAEPASLPGRLFGLRAGSLLHGLDPAVARARLSGWLIGAEIAAMAPDRSTPITVLGQQPLASHYVAALRATAHAARAVDAAGATLRGLRAAYRGLREGGA, via the coding sequence ATGCGGCAAGGGGCGCCCTGCGCCGCGAATCGGCCGGACCCGGCCTGGATCGCGGTCGACTGGGGCACCTCCGCCTTGCGCGTCTGGGCCATGCCGGAGGATGGGCCACCCCTGGCCGCGGCCCGCTCCGCCCAGGGCATGGCCAGCCTGGACCGCGACGGGTTCGAGCCGGCGCTGCTGGCCCTGATCGCGCCCTGGCTCACCGCCGGGCGGACCGTGCCGGTCGTCGCCTGCGGCATGGTCGGCGCCCGCCAGGGCTGGGTCGAGGCGCCCTACACGCCGGTTCCGTGCCCGCCGCTGGCGGCGGAGCGCTGCGTCACGGCCCCGACGGCCGATCCCCGCCTGGCGGTCCGGATCGTCCCCGGCCTGATGCAGGGGACGCCGCCGGACGTGATGCGGGGCGAGGAGACCCAGGTGGCGGGCTTTCTGGCCGACGCTCCGGAGTTTTCCGGCACGCTCTGCCTGCCGGGCACGCATGCGAAATGGGTGGAGGTGCGCGAGCGGCGGGTCGAGCGGTTCCGCACCGCCATGACCGGCGAACTGTTCGCCCTGCTGGCCGAGCGCTCGGTGCTGCGCCATTCGGTCGGCGAGGGTTGGGATCGCGACGCCTTCCTGGCCGCGGTCCGCGAGGCCCATGCCGAGCCCGCCTCCCTCCCCGGCCGGTTGTTCGGCCTGCGCGCGGGCTCGCTGCTGCACGGCCTGGACCCGGCCGTGGCCCGCGCCCGGCTGTCGGGCTGGCTGATCGGGGCCGAGATCGCCGCCATGGCGCCGGACCGCTCGACGCCGATCACCGTGCTGGGCCAGCAACCGCTCGCCTCTCACTATGTCGCGGCGTTGCGTGCCACCGCCCACGCGGCCCGGGCGGTGGATGCCGCCGGCGCGACGCTACGGGGCTTGCGGGCGGCCTATCGCGGTCTTCGGGAGGGCGGTGCGTAG
- a CDS encoding peptidoglycan-binding protein, which produces MRLISALLAGSLIGLSGPALAASLAASGGHLPHALPVTRAAVSITVLDIQRALNAAGYDAGTADGLMGRKTQAAIEAYQRDHRLLVTGEPSNALLEHIRANADAAKAAPPPTDTSPPAIQPGDPAVRALQQDLRALGYDIRETGRVDSQTHDAIRAYERDHKLLVTGEYNRVLAEHVRNAATKAEREREREEASKDRNQGSQWTEPGKRPAADRQTLSAIQQQLHQRGYPVDSVAGDWSPATEAAIRSYQRDYGRPVNGEPNAELARHLRDTNGDDLSRDRIREVQTALNRRGYDTGQPDGQLGPNTRKAIAAYRRDQKMEPIGAMSPNLWRSLGVPDRPGSADAANRDRDDDEANGPRDRMQVLVRDRFDDGDHTRNPAWQVLSGRFDIRDGALFSAIADDPRRNDEGSLRDVLGQALGVPADRRSEAAVAALPVRFDGAFRLRFRVRGNAPGGGTVFNFGAYLDRNAGTGYRVTVGDSRRGGLKLWAVRDGRSRHIATAYRQISLDDGGWHRVVLEREDDGTLRLAIDREEVLSAKDRDFQRFDGVSFINKGGDWWLDNVAVATPGDR; this is translated from the coding sequence ATGCGCCTGATTTCCGCCCTTCTCGCCGGAAGCCTGATCGGCCTGTCCGGTCCGGCCCTGGCCGCCTCCCTGGCCGCAAGCGGCGGGCACCTGCCCCACGCGCTGCCGGTAACCCGGGCCGCGGTCAGCATCACCGTGCTGGACATCCAGCGGGCGCTGAACGCCGCCGGCTACGATGCCGGAACCGCAGACGGGTTGATGGGCCGCAAGACCCAGGCCGCCATCGAGGCCTACCAGCGCGACCACCGCCTGCTGGTCACCGGCGAGCCGTCCAACGCGCTGCTGGAGCATATCCGCGCCAATGCCGACGCCGCCAAGGCGGCACCGCCGCCGACGGACACCTCGCCGCCGGCGATCCAGCCGGGCGATCCGGCGGTGCGCGCGCTGCAACAGGATCTGCGCGCGCTGGGCTACGACATTCGCGAGACCGGCCGCGTCGATTCCCAGACCCATGACGCCATCCGCGCCTATGAGCGCGATCACAAGCTGTTGGTGACCGGCGAATACAACCGGGTTCTGGCCGAGCATGTCCGCAACGCGGCGACGAAGGCCGAACGCGAACGCGAGCGGGAAGAGGCGAGCAAGGACCGGAACCAGGGCAGTCAGTGGACGGAGCCGGGCAAACGCCCCGCGGCCGACCGCCAGACCCTGTCCGCCATCCAGCAACAACTGCACCAGCGGGGCTATCCGGTGGACAGCGTTGCCGGCGACTGGAGCCCGGCGACGGAAGCCGCGATCCGCTCCTACCAGCGCGACTACGGGCGCCCGGTCAATGGCGAGCCGAACGCGGAACTGGCCCGGCACCTGCGCGACACCAACGGGGACGACCTGTCGCGCGACCGCATCCGGGAGGTTCAGACGGCCCTGAACCGCCGCGGCTACGATACGGGCCAGCCGGACGGGCAGCTTGGCCCGAACACGCGCAAGGCCATCGCTGCCTATCGCCGCGACCAGAAAATGGAGCCGATCGGCGCCATGTCCCCCAATCTGTGGCGCAGCCTGGGCGTGCCGGATCGCCCGGGCTCGGCCGATGCAGCCAACCGCGACCGGGACGATGACGAGGCAAACGGTCCGCGCGATCGCATGCAGGTGCTGGTGCGCGACCGGTTCGACGACGGCGACCACACCCGCAACCCGGCCTGGCAGGTGTTGAGCGGCCGCTTCGATATTCGCGACGGGGCGTTGTTCAGCGCGATTGCCGACGATCCGCGCCGCAACGACGAAGGGTCGTTGCGGGATGTGCTGGGCCAGGCCCTGGGCGTTCCGGCCGACCGCCGGAGCGAGGCGGCCGTGGCTGCCCTGCCGGTGCGCTTCGACGGCGCGTTCCGCCTGCGCTTCCGCGTCCGGGGCAATGCGCCCGGGGGCGGGACCGTCTTCAATTTCGGCGCCTATCTGGACCGCAATGCGGGCACGGGCTATCGCGTCACCGTGGGCGACTCGCGCCGCGGCGGTCTGAAGCTGTGGGCGGTTCGCGACGGTCGCTCGCGCCACATCGCCACCGCCTACCGCCAAATTTCCCTCGATGACGGCGGGTGGCACCGCGTGGTTCTGGAGCGCGAGGACGATGGCACGCTGCGGCTGGCGATCGACCGCGAAGAGGTGCTGTCCGCCAAAGACCGCGATTTCCAGCGCTTCGACGGCGTCTCGTTCATCAACAAGGGCGGCGACTGGTGGCTGGACAATGTCGCGGTGGCGACGCCCGGGGACCGTTAG